GGCAGATTTTGATTGAACTTTTCAATAACCCAATCTCGCCAAGGCCACATATTCCGCATACCATCATCTTGATAACCATGAGAATCTGCATATCGGGCAATATCGAGCCATTCTGTAGCTAATCTTTCTCCATAGTGGGGAGATGCGAGAAAGTGATCTACCATTTTCTCATAAGCATTGTCAGATTTATCTTCTAAAAAAGAATCGATTTCTTCTAATGTTGGGGGCAATCCGGTAAGGTCAAAAGCGACTCTGCGGATGAGTGTTTCTTTACTGGCTTTTGGTGCATGAGCAATGTTTTCTTTTTCGAGATTTGCGAGAATAAAATTGTCGATCTCGTTTTGTGCCCATTCTTTTTCTTGTACCTCAGGTAGTTTGTCCTTTTCTGGTGGAATAAAAGACCAGTGCGGTTTGTACTCTGCACCTTGTTCGATCCAGCGGGTAATTAATGCCTTTTCGTATTCGTCTAGTTTCAAATTAGATTCTGGTGGAGGCATCATCAATTCAGCATCATCCGTAAAAATTCTATTAAAAACTTCACTCTTATGTGGCTTTCCTTTTACGATGGCATAGTGATCTTTATCATCTCCCATTGCCATCCTGGCTCCTTCTTCGGTATCTAATCTCAGATCTGCTTTTCGAGAGTTTTTATCTGGTCCGTGGCAGGCAAAGCATCGATCAGATAAGAGTGGTTTTACGTGGAGGTTATAATCTATTTTTTCAGGTAGGCGGCTGGTAATTTCAGGAGAGAACTCAACCTCACCTTTTTGGCAACTTTCAGAAATAATTGCCAACAATATCATTCCAATATATAAAATACTACTTCCCCAAATTAGACTCCTTTGAGGGAAAAAGCCTTTCATTTTCATTACTTAGTTATGTTAGTTAATGTACGTATCTACTAAAGTTAATGAAAAAAATCCGTCATTTGCACGCTGTTATGCTTGAAGCTGTTTTTTTAACTTGCTAGTATGGATTTATGCCTGTTTATTAAGTAATTCAGGATAGTACCCGATACCTTTTAGTAGAGCAAATTGTAAATTGCCAGATCATTAAAATATAAGCTAATGAGAAAGATACTGTCTGTAATTCTGGTTTTAGCTTGGGGTTTAAGTGCCTGCGCGCAGCAGCAGGATATAAAACTGATTGTTCGTGGTGATGATATGGGCTTTTCGCATGCAGCTAATCACGCAATTGTAGATTGCTGGAAAAATGGAATAATGACTACGGTTGAAATTATGGTAGCAGTACCTTGGTTTCCAGAAGCAGTAAAACTTTGCAACGAAAATCCAGATTTAGATGTGGGGATACATATTGCTTTAACTAGTGAATGGTCTAATGTAAAATGGAGACCACTAACAGGAAAATCTTCTATTACAGATGAAGATGGCTATTTTTTCCCGATGATCTGGCCTAACAAAAATTATGGTGAAGATCAGGCGATAAAAGGTACAGATTGGAAAATTGAAGATATTGAAAAGGAATTGCGCGCTCAAATTGAGACTGCTATGCGACACATTCCAAGAATCTCTCATTTTACTGCACACATGGGTTGTACCGGTATGGATGAAGAGGTAAAGGCTTTAAGTAAAAAACTTGCTGATGAATATGGTATAGCTATCTTTCCTGAGGATATGGGCGTAAAGCGTGCGAGTTACCAAGGCGAAAAAGCTACGGCTGAGCAAAAAATTGAGAGTTTTATTGCCATGTTGAATGGTCTGGAAGCGGGAAATACTTACTTGTTTGTAGACCATCCGGGATATGATGTGGAAGAATTAAGAGGTGTGAACCACATTGGTTATAACGATGTAGCAACCGATAGGGCAGGAGTAACCACCTGCTGGACGAGCGAGCAGGTGAAAAAAGTTATTGCAGAAAAAGGCATCAAACTAATTAGTTACGCCGACCTGAAAAAAGAAGTGAAGTAGTTTTACTCCTCCACTTTATCAATCGGCATGTTTTCGGTGAGTGCCCAT
The window above is part of the Chondrinema litorale genome. Proteins encoded here:
- a CDS encoding ChbG/HpnK family deacetylase, with product MRKILSVILVLAWGLSACAQQQDIKLIVRGDDMGFSHAANHAIVDCWKNGIMTTVEIMVAVPWFPEAVKLCNENPDLDVGIHIALTSEWSNVKWRPLTGKSSITDEDGYFFPMIWPNKNYGEDQAIKGTDWKIEDIEKELRAQIETAMRHIPRISHFTAHMGCTGMDEEVKALSKKLADEYGIAIFPEDMGVKRASYQGEKATAEQKIESFIAMLNGLEAGNTYLFVDHPGYDVEELRGVNHIGYNDVATDRAGVTTCWTSEQVKKVIAEKGIKLISYADLKKEVK